A genomic window from Hyla sarda isolate aHylSar1 chromosome 10, aHylSar1.hap1, whole genome shotgun sequence includes:
- the LOC130293287 gene encoding olfactory receptor 1E5-like — MEVENKTLLNDFILIGFLEGRVVCIILMVAIYTMIIIWNFTVFGIIQVDSHLQTPMYFFLSCLSLLDICFSTVTLPAMLANAITGNRRISFHRCFTQLYFFVGFGGSESFLLAAMAYDRYVAICNPLRYHVVVNKRFCSGLVAGCWVCGLLNAVFHTLMTMKLTFCEDHHIHHFFCDVLPMLEAACSDIQSSQVWLHVFAVFLGMSPFLIVMNSYTRIISTILKICSSLGREKVFSTCSSHLIVVTIFYITGFINYNGPSSGDSFIIVRVLSILYSILSPLLNPVIYCLRNKEVKKALEKAIKKHRTEHSLV; from the coding sequence ATGGAAGTAGAAAACAAAACATTGTTGAATGATTTTATTCTGATTGGATTCTTAGAGGGACGGGTTGTTTGTATAATTTTAATGGTCGCCATTTACACAATGATCATCATCTGGAATTTCACAGTTTTTGGCATCATCCAGGTGGACAGCCATCTCCAGACACCTATGTATTTCTTCCTGAGTTGTCTATCATTATTGGACATCTGTTTTTCTACCGTCACCCTCCCAGCCATGCTGGCCAACGCCATCACCGGGAACAGGAGGATATCCTTCCATAGATGTTTCACACAGCTCTACTTCTTCGTTGGTTTTGGTGGATCTGAAAGTTTTCTTTTGGCTGCCATGGCTTATGACCGATATGTAGCCATATGTAACCCCCTCCGTTACCATGTTGTTGTGAATAAGAGGTTCTGCTCAGGGTTAGTTGCTGGATGTTGGGTCTGTGGGTTGTTGAATGCCGTGTTCCACACCTTGATGACCATGAAGCTGACATTCTGTGAAGATCATCATATCCACCATTTCTTCTGTGATGTCCTTCCAATGTTGGAAGCAGCTTGTAGTGACATCCAGAGCAGCCAAGTGTGGTTACATGTGTTCGCTGTATTTTTAGGGATGTCTCCTTTTCTGATTGTGATGAATTCCTACACACGGATCATCTCCACCATCCTGAAGATCTGTTCTTCGTTAGGAAGAGAGAAGGTCTTTTCCACATGTTCCTCTCATCTCATAGTGGTTACTATCTTCTATATTACAGGCTTTATAAACTACAATGGTCCTAGTTCTGGAGATTCTTTCATCATTGTTCGAGTTTTGTCTATTCTCTATAGTATACTGTCCCCATTGTTGAACCCTGTTATCTACTGTTTGAGAAACAAAGAAGTGAAGAAAGCCTTGGAGAAagcaataaaaaaacacaggACAGAGCACTCCCTTGTGTGA